One window of Klebsiella quasivariicola genomic DNA carries:
- a CDS encoding DUF2754 family protein, giving the protein MKLTDKIRRDWHYYAVALGLIFILNGVVGLLGFETQGWQSYAVGLVTWVISFWAAGLVIRRRPAEEA; this is encoded by the coding sequence ATGAAGCTCACTGATAAAATTCGCCGCGACTGGCACTACTACGCGGTGGCGCTGGGGTTAATTTTCATTCTCAACGGGGTGGTGGGGCTGCTGGGGTTTGAGACTCAGGGCTGGCAATCCTACGCCGTCGGTCTGGTGACCTGGGTGATAAGCTTCTGGGCCGCGGGCCTGGTGATCCGTCGTCGCCCGGCAGAAGAGGCCTGA
- a CDS encoding YaiY family protein: MAEFSFSKSLLGNKKRGALTGSHIAYGLFVLFCCWAGAQMLSMLIHAPGVFERLIQAQDAGRPQVDISLAVGTLFGLIPFLIGCSFIGLLALIVRWRQRR, encoded by the coding sequence ATGGCTGAATTCAGTTTTTCAAAATCGCTTTTGGGAAATAAAAAAAGAGGGGCCCTGACCGGCAGCCATATCGCCTACGGGCTGTTCGTGCTGTTTTGCTGCTGGGCCGGCGCGCAGATGCTCAGTATGTTGATCCACGCCCCGGGGGTCTTTGAACGTCTGATTCAGGCGCAGGACGCCGGCCGTCCACAAGTTGACATCAGCCTCGCCGTAGGTACCCTCTTTGGCCTGATCCCGTTCCTGATCGGCTGCTCGTTCATCGGGCTGCTGGCGCTAATCGTGCGCTGGCGTCAGCGCCGTTAA
- a CDS encoding DUF1615 domain-containing protein, with translation MAARLSRIIPGSLPLLAAMVLSACTSQQAPVLKEGEKPVDVASVVRQKMPASVKDREAWAQAIATAFDSQKLAPTEENVCSVLAVAQQESNYQSDPVVPGLNKIAWQEIDRRAEKMHIPLFLVHTALKITSPNGKSYSDRLDNVKTEKQLSAIFDDFIGMVPMGQKLFGSLNPVHTGGPMQVSIAFAEQHTSGYPWKMNGTVRQEVFSLRGGLWFGTYHLLNYPASYSVPLYRFADFNAGWYASRNAAFQNAVVKASGVKLALDGDLIRYDSDEPGNTELAVRRLAGQLGMSDSEIHRQLKKGDSLAFEKTDLYQQVFRLADKKAGKALPREMLPGIQLESPKITRNLTTAWFAKRVDERRANCMARR, from the coding sequence ATGGCCGCACGTTTATCGCGCATTATTCCCGGTTCGTTGCCGCTGCTGGCGGCGATGGTGCTGAGCGCCTGTACCAGCCAGCAGGCCCCGGTGTTGAAAGAGGGGGAGAAGCCCGTAGACGTGGCGTCGGTGGTGCGGCAGAAAATGCCCGCCAGCGTTAAGGATCGAGAGGCCTGGGCGCAGGCCATCGCTACCGCGTTTGACAGCCAGAAGCTGGCGCCGACGGAAGAGAATGTCTGCTCGGTGCTGGCGGTGGCGCAGCAGGAGTCTAACTATCAGTCCGATCCGGTAGTGCCGGGGCTGAATAAAATTGCCTGGCAGGAGATCGACCGCCGGGCGGAAAAAATGCACATTCCGCTGTTTCTGGTCCATACCGCGCTGAAGATCACCTCGCCAAACGGCAAAAGCTACAGCGACCGTCTGGACAACGTGAAGACGGAAAAGCAGCTGAGCGCTATTTTTGATGACTTTATCGGGATGGTGCCGATGGGGCAGAAGCTGTTCGGTTCGCTTAACCCGGTGCATACCGGCGGGCCGATGCAGGTCAGCATTGCCTTTGCCGAGCAGCACACCTCCGGCTACCCGTGGAAAATGAACGGCACGGTGCGCCAGGAGGTCTTTAGCCTGCGCGGTGGTCTGTGGTTTGGCACCTATCATCTGCTGAACTACCCGGCCAGTTACAGCGTGCCGCTGTACCGCTTTGCCGATTTCAACGCCGGCTGGTATGCCAGCCGTAACGCCGCCTTCCAGAACGCGGTGGTGAAAGCCAGCGGGGTGAAGCTGGCGCTCGATGGCGACCTTATCCGCTACGACAGCGATGAACCGGGTAATACCGAGCTGGCGGTGCGCCGTCTGGCGGGTCAGCTGGGAATGAGCGACAGCGAGATCCATCGTCAGCTGAAAAAGGGCGACAGCCTGGCGTTTGAGAAGACCGATCTCTATCAACAGGTTTTCCGTCTTGCCGATAAAAAAGCGGGCAAAGCCCTGCCGCGGGAAATGTTGCCGGGGATCCAGCTTGAGAGTCCGAAAATTACCCGTAATCTGACGACGGCGTGGTTTGCGAAACGGGTCGATGAGCGGCGGGCTAACTGTATGGCGCGGCGTTAA
- the sbmA gene encoding peptide antibiotic transporter SbmA: MFKSFFPKPGPFFISALIWSLLAVIFWQAGGGDWLLRVTGASHNVAISAARFWSLNYLVFYAYYLFCVGVFAIFWFIYCPHRWQYWSILGTSLIIFVTWFLVEVGVAINAWYAPFYDLIQSALATPHKVSINQFYQEIGVFLGIAIIAVIIGVMNNFFVSHYVFRWRTAMNEHYMAHWQHLRHIEGAAQRVQEDTMRFASTLEDMGVSFINAVMTLIAFLPVLVTLSEHVPDLPIVGHLPYGLVIAAIVWSLMGTGLLAVVGIKLPGLEFKNQRVEAAYRKELVYGEDDETRATPPTVRELFRAVRRNYFRLYFHYMYFNIARILYLQVDNVFGLFLLFPSIVAGTITLGLMTQITNVFGQVRGSFQYLISSWTTLVELMSIYKRLRSFERELDGKPLQEAIPTLR; the protein is encoded by the coding sequence ATGTTTAAATCTTTTTTCCCCAAACCGGGGCCGTTTTTTATTTCTGCCTTAATCTGGTCGCTACTGGCCGTGATTTTTTGGCAGGCGGGCGGCGGCGACTGGCTGCTGCGGGTCACCGGAGCATCGCACAATGTGGCAATCAGCGCGGCGCGCTTTTGGTCGCTTAATTATCTGGTGTTCTACGCTTACTATCTGTTTTGCGTCGGCGTGTTTGCGATCTTCTGGTTTATTTACTGCCCCCATCGCTGGCAGTACTGGTCGATTCTCGGCACGTCGCTCATCATCTTCGTCACCTGGTTTCTGGTGGAAGTGGGCGTGGCGATCAACGCCTGGTACGCGCCATTTTACGACCTGATCCAGAGCGCGCTGGCCACCCCGCATAAGGTCAGCATCAACCAGTTTTATCAGGAAATCGGCGTCTTTCTCGGCATCGCGATCATCGCGGTGATCATTGGCGTGATGAACAACTTCTTCGTCAGCCACTACGTCTTCCGCTGGCGCACGGCGATGAACGAACACTATATGGCCCACTGGCAGCATCTGCGCCATATCGAAGGCGCCGCGCAGCGTGTGCAGGAAGATACCATGCGTTTTGCTTCCACCCTCGAAGATATGGGGGTGAGCTTTATCAACGCGGTGATGACCCTGATCGCCTTCCTGCCGGTGCTGGTGACGCTCTCCGAACACGTTCCCGACCTGCCCATCGTTGGTCATCTGCCGTATGGCCTGGTGATTGCCGCTATCGTCTGGTCGCTGATGGGCACCGGCCTGCTGGCGGTGGTGGGGATTAAGCTGCCGGGTCTGGAGTTTAAAAACCAGCGCGTGGAAGCGGCGTATCGTAAAGAGCTGGTCTACGGCGAGGACGATGAAACCCGCGCCACGCCGCCGACGGTGCGCGAGCTGTTCCGCGCAGTGCGTCGCAACTATTTCCGTCTCTATTTCCACTATATGTATTTCAATATCGCCCGCATTCTCTATCTGCAGGTGGATAACGTTTTCGGCCTTTTCCTGCTGTTTCCGTCGATCGTTGCCGGTACGATTACCCTTGGGCTGATGACGCAAATTACCAACGTCTTCGGCCAGGTGCGCGGTTCGTTCCAGTACCTGATCAGCTCGTGGACGACGCTGGTGGAACTGATGTCCATCTATAAACGTCTGCGTAGTTTTGAACGCGAGCTGGACGGCAAACCGCTGCAGGAAGCGATCCCGACATTACGTTAA
- a CDS encoding isochorismatase family protein — translation MVVDMQNGVFATPRLARERCVAQINRLVRAADKVIFIQHDEAGGLEAGSEGFALLPELEQPAGALYVTKTACDAFYHTSLAQVLREHDIQQFVICGCATDYCLDTTIKNGASRGYGIVVAEDAHTTADRPAAPAATLIAHYNEVWRTLTVPGNPLQVKPTETILHAWQQN, via the coding sequence ATGGTCGTGGATATGCAAAATGGCGTGTTTGCCACGCCGCGTCTGGCGCGCGAGCGCTGCGTCGCGCAGATAAACCGTCTGGTGCGTGCGGCGGACAAGGTCATTTTCATTCAGCATGATGAAGCCGGTGGCCTCGAAGCCGGCAGCGAAGGCTTTGCCCTGCTTCCCGAGCTGGAACAGCCAGCTGGCGCGCTGTATGTCACCAAAACTGCCTGCGACGCTTTCTACCACACCTCGCTGGCGCAGGTGCTGCGCGAACACGACATCCAGCAGTTCGTCATCTGCGGCTGCGCCACCGACTACTGCCTCGACACCACCATTAAAAACGGCGCCAGCCGTGGTTACGGCATCGTTGTCGCGGAAGATGCCCATACCACCGCCGACCGTCCCGCCGCGCCGGCCGCGACGCTTATCGCCCACTACAATGAGGTGTGGCGTACGCTGACCGTTCCTGGCAATCCTTTACAGGTGAAACCCACAGAAACAATTCTGCACGCCTGGCAGCAGAACTAA
- the ampH gene encoding D-alanyl-D-alanine-carboxypeptidase/endopeptidase AmpH — MKRSLLIFAALCAASWTSVQAAQPTVDPVFASDVVDRYANHIYYGSGATGMALVVIDGNQRVFRSFGETRPGNNQHPQLDSVIRIASLSKLMTSEMLVKLLDQGVVKLNDPLSKYAPPGARVPDWQGKPITLVNLATHTSALPREQPGGAAHRPVFVWPTRQQRWNWLSTATLKTAPGSQAAYSNLAFDLLADALSTAAGKPYPQLFEEQITRPLGMKDTTFTPSPDQCQRLMIPEKGASPCNNTLAAIGSGGVYSTPGDMMRWMQQFLSSDFYTRSQQADRMQTLIYQRNQLTRVIGMDVPGRADALGLGWVYMKPKNGHPGIIQKTGGGGGFITYMAMNPQANVGAFVVVTRSPLTRFNNMSDGINDLVSELSGAQPNMQTASQ; from the coding sequence TTGAAACGTAGTTTGCTCATTTTTGCTGCGCTGTGCGCGGCGTCGTGGACCTCGGTGCAGGCCGCACAGCCTACCGTTGACCCGGTTTTCGCCTCGGATGTGGTCGATCGGTACGCCAATCATATCTACTACGGCAGCGGCGCCACCGGCATGGCGCTGGTGGTTATCGATGGCAATCAGCGCGTTTTTCGCAGCTTTGGCGAAACCCGCCCGGGGAATAATCAACACCCGCAGCTCGACTCGGTGATCCGTATCGCTTCTCTCAGCAAGCTGATGACCAGCGAAATGCTGGTGAAACTTCTCGACCAGGGCGTGGTGAAACTCAACGATCCGCTGAGCAAATACGCCCCGCCGGGCGCCCGGGTGCCTGACTGGCAGGGAAAACCGATCACCCTGGTGAACCTCGCAACCCATACCAGCGCCCTGCCGCGCGAGCAGCCTGGCGGCGCCGCTCATCGTCCGGTGTTTGTCTGGCCGACCCGCCAGCAGCGCTGGAACTGGCTCTCAACGGCGACCCTGAAAACCGCGCCGGGCTCACAGGCGGCCTACTCCAATCTGGCCTTCGATTTACTGGCGGACGCGCTCTCCACCGCCGCCGGCAAACCGTATCCGCAGCTGTTTGAAGAGCAGATCACCCGGCCGCTTGGGATGAAGGACACCACCTTTACCCCGTCACCGGATCAGTGCCAGCGGCTGATGATCCCGGAAAAAGGCGCCAGCCCCTGCAACAACACCCTGGCGGCGATCGGCAGCGGCGGGGTCTACTCGACGCCGGGAGATATGATGCGCTGGATGCAGCAGTTCCTGTCATCCGATTTCTATACCCGCAGCCAGCAGGCCGACCGAATGCAGACGCTGATTTATCAGCGCAACCAGTTGACCCGGGTGATTGGTATGGATGTGCCGGGCCGGGCAGACGCGCTGGGTCTCGGCTGGGTGTACATGAAGCCAAAGAATGGCCATCCGGGAATTATTCAGAAGACCGGCGGCGGCGGCGGGTTTATCACCTATATGGCGATGAATCCACAGGCTAACGTCGGCGCTTTTGTGGTGGTGACCCGCTCGCCGTTAACCCGCTTCAACAATATGAGCGACGGCATTAACGATCTGGTCAGCGAGCTGAGCGGCGCACAGCCCAACATGCAGACGGCCAGCCAGTAA
- the hemB gene encoding porphobilinogen synthase — protein MTDLITRPRRLRQSAALRALFEETTLSLNDLVLPIFVEEEIDDYKAIEAMPGVMRIPEKYLAREIERIANAGIRSVMTFGISHHTDATGSDTWNENGLVARMSRICKSTVPEMIVMSDTCFCEYTSHGHCGVLCDHGVDNDATLENLGKQAVVAAAAGADFIAPSAAMDGQVQAIRRSLDAAGFTNTAIMSYSTKFASSFYGPFREAAGTALKGDRKTYQMSPMNRREAIRESLLDEAQGADCLMVKPAGAYLDILRDIRERSDLPLGAYQVSGEYAMIKFAAQAGAIDEEKVVLESLGAIKRAGADLIFSYFALDLAEKKILR, from the coding sequence ATGACAGATTTAATCACTCGCCCCCGCCGCCTGCGTCAATCCGCTGCGCTGCGCGCCCTGTTTGAAGAGACAACACTGAGTTTGAACGACCTGGTGTTGCCGATCTTTGTTGAAGAAGAAATTGATGATTACAAAGCGATCGAGGCCATGCCCGGCGTGATGCGCATTCCGGAAAAATATCTGGCGCGCGAGATCGAACGCATCGCCAACGCCGGGATCCGCTCGGTGATGACCTTTGGCATCTCTCATCACACCGATGCCACCGGCAGCGATACCTGGAATGAAAATGGTCTGGTGGCGCGTATGTCGCGGATCTGTAAGTCCACGGTGCCGGAGATGATTGTGATGTCCGATACCTGCTTCTGCGAATACACCTCCCACGGCCACTGTGGCGTGCTGTGCGACCACGGGGTGGATAACGACGCGACCCTGGAAAACCTCGGCAAGCAGGCCGTTGTCGCTGCCGCCGCGGGCGCGGATTTCATCGCCCCTTCCGCCGCGATGGATGGACAGGTGCAGGCGATTCGCCGCTCGCTGGACGCCGCCGGCTTCACCAATACGGCGATCATGTCCTACTCGACCAAGTTCGCCTCTTCCTTCTACGGCCCGTTCCGCGAAGCGGCCGGTACCGCGCTGAAGGGCGATCGTAAAACCTATCAGATGAGCCCGATGAACCGCCGGGAGGCCATTCGTGAGTCGCTGCTTGATGAAGCCCAGGGCGCCGACTGCCTGATGGTGAAACCGGCTGGCGCCTACCTGGATATTCTGCGCGACATCCGCGAACGCAGCGATCTGCCGCTCGGCGCCTATCAGGTCAGCGGGGAGTACGCGATGATCAAATTCGCCGCCCAGGCCGGGGCTATCGATGAAGAGAAAGTGGTTCTGGAAAGCCTCGGCGCTATCAAACGCGCGGGCGCCGACCTGATCTTCAGCTATTTCGCCCTCGATCTGGCCGAGAAAAAAATCCTCCGTTAA
- a CDS encoding REP-associated tyrosine transposase — MVAYRRYYIKGGTWFFTVNLKDRRSMHLTENIELLRYSVAIVKQHRPFMIDAWVVLPEHLHCIWTLPHNDDDFSSRWRDIKGCFTRTLKRQPLWQPRFWEHAIRDEDDYRRHVDYIHINPLKHGWVTRVIDWPFSTFHRDVQRGLYPPN; from the coding sequence GTGGTTGCTTATCGACGTTATTACATTAAAGGGGGAACCTGGTTCTTCACCGTTAACCTTAAAGACCGTAGAAGCATGCACCTAACTGAAAACATAGAATTATTGCGCTACTCTGTCGCCATTGTTAAACAACATCGCCCCTTTATGATTGATGCCTGGGTGGTGTTGCCTGAACATCTCCATTGCATCTGGACACTACCTCATAATGATGACGATTTTTCTTCACGCTGGAGAGATATCAAAGGCTGTTTTACCAGAACGTTAAAACGACAACCCCTTTGGCAACCGCGCTTCTGGGAGCATGCCATACGCGATGAAGATGATTACCGTCGACACGTTGATTACATCCATATCAATCCACTTAAACATGGCTGGGTCACCCGAGTGATCGATTGGCCATTTTCAACCTTTCATCGCGATGTCCAGCGCGGGCTATATCCCCCAAATTGA
- a CDS encoding lysophospholipid acyltransferase family protein, with translation MFSLDNVLDDLWPQARPAPWQKKLLKKLFYEEEFQQFADRHRHLKGLDTVEQVLEYLNIRCAIPAHDLEQIPEYGPLVIIANHPTGTLDGLALLYAVSRVRRDVKVVTNRMLTHLEPLSSLFIPVDNIHGRTAKAALQQMDQQLQAGGVLIFFPAGEVSRLTRRGIRDKKWHSGFIKLAAKYRAPLLPAWINARNSALFYASTLVSDNLPLLLLMQQMFRRRNSSLPVRIGQQIPWSSWFDAKSSARELTGRCYQHLEQLRKGLPGQFKTESAIARPEDRALLKRELHKAECLGRTADGKVIYLWQRNGQEDAPLLRELGRLREIAFRAVGEGSGKRRDIDGYDDDYLHLILWDEDDLEIVGAYRFMPTAIQLAQRGLKGIYSYSLFHYDGRMDDVLQHGIELGRSFIQPRYWGRRGLDYLWSGIGAYLARYPHYRYLFGPVSISGGLPPAARDLLVAFYRMWFPATHPLAESRRPYPASLPDVLAQFGGEDYNDDLARLKSLLGNLGCAIPPLYKQYSEVCEPGGVQFIDFGSDPDFNNCVDGLVLVDLTYLKANRYQRYIGAHLGAQKSA, from the coding sequence ATGTTTAGTCTCGACAACGTACTCGATGACCTGTGGCCTCAGGCGAGGCCCGCCCCCTGGCAAAAGAAACTGTTAAAAAAGCTGTTTTATGAGGAAGAGTTTCAACAATTTGCCGACCGTCATCGCCATCTGAAGGGGCTTGATACGGTCGAACAGGTACTGGAATACCTCAATATCCGTTGTGCCATCCCGGCACACGATCTCGAACAAATCCCCGAATATGGCCCGCTGGTCATTATCGCCAACCACCCCACCGGCACCCTCGATGGCCTGGCGCTCCTGTATGCGGTATCCCGCGTGCGCCGCGATGTCAAAGTGGTCACCAACCGCATGCTCACCCACCTTGAGCCCCTGAGCTCGCTGTTTATCCCGGTGGATAACATTCATGGCCGCACCGCTAAAGCAGCGCTGCAGCAGATGGACCAGCAGCTGCAGGCCGGCGGGGTGCTGATCTTCTTCCCGGCGGGGGAAGTCTCCCGTCTGACCCGTCGCGGCATCCGCGATAAAAAATGGCACTCCGGCTTTATTAAGCTGGCGGCAAAATATCGCGCCCCGCTGCTGCCGGCGTGGATTAACGCCCGCAACAGCGCCCTGTTTTACGCCAGCACGCTGGTCTCCGACAACCTGCCGCTGCTCCTGCTGATGCAGCAGATGTTTCGCCGGCGCAACAGCAGCCTGCCGGTGCGCATCGGCCAGCAGATCCCCTGGTCGAGCTGGTTCGATGCCAAGTCCAGCGCTCGCGAGCTTACCGGCCGCTGCTATCAGCACCTTGAACAACTGCGCAAAGGGCTGCCGGGGCAGTTCAAAACCGAAAGCGCCATCGCCCGTCCGGAAGACCGGGCATTGCTCAAACGCGAACTGCATAAGGCCGAGTGTCTGGGCCGCACCGCCGACGGCAAAGTGATTTACCTCTGGCAGCGCAACGGCCAGGAGGACGCGCCGCTGCTGCGCGAGCTGGGGCGTCTGCGGGAAATCGCCTTCCGCGCGGTCGGGGAAGGCAGCGGCAAACGGCGGGATATCGACGGATATGACGACGACTATCTGCATCTGATCCTGTGGGATGAAGACGATCTGGAAATCGTCGGCGCTTACCGCTTTATGCCGACGGCCATCCAGCTGGCACAGCGCGGCCTGAAAGGGATCTACAGTTACAGTCTGTTCCATTACGACGGGCGGATGGACGATGTCCTGCAGCACGGCATTGAGCTGGGGCGCAGCTTTATCCAGCCGCGCTACTGGGGGCGTCGCGGGCTGGACTACCTGTGGTCCGGCATCGGCGCTTATCTGGCGCGCTATCCGCACTATCGCTATCTGTTTGGTCCGGTGTCGATTTCTGGCGGATTGCCGCCCGCCGCCCGCGATCTGCTGGTGGCATTCTACCGGATGTGGTTCCCGGCGACGCATCCGCTGGCGGAGTCGCGTCGACCTTATCCGGCGTCGCTGCCCGACGTGCTGGCGCAGTTTGGCGGGGAGGATTACAACGACGACCTGGCCCGGCTGAAGTCCCTGCTCGGCAACCTCGGCTGCGCGATCCCGCCGCTGTATAAGCAGTACTCGGAAGTGTGCGAGCCGGGCGGCGTGCAGTTTATCGATTTCGGCAGCGACCCGGATTTCAACAACTGCGTGGATGGTCTGGTGCTGGTGGATCTCACCTACCTGAAGGCCAATCGCTACCAGCGCTATATTGGCGCGCATCTGGGTGCGCAAAAATCGGCATAA
- the tauD gene encoding taurine dioxygenase, with protein MSERLSITPLGPYIGAQVSGADLTRPLSDNQFEQLYHAVLRHQVVFLREQNITPAQQRDLALRFGDLHIHPVYPHAPGVEEIIVLDTHNDNPPDNDNWHTDVTFIDTPPAGAILAAKELPTTGGDTLWTSGIAAWEALSEPFRQLLSGLHAEHDFRKSFQEYKYNKTEAEHRRWQEAVAKHPPLLHPVVRTHPVTGKQALFVNEGFTTRIVEVSEKESAALLNFLFAHVTKPEFQVRWRWQPNDVAIWDNRVTQHYANADYLPQRRIMHRATILGDKPYYRAG; from the coding sequence ATGAGTGAACGTCTGAGCATTACCCCGCTGGGGCCGTATATTGGCGCGCAGGTGAGCGGGGCAGATTTAACCCGTCCGCTGAGCGACAACCAGTTTGAACAGCTGTATCACGCGGTGCTGCGTCATCAGGTGGTATTCCTGCGCGAGCAGAATATCACCCCGGCGCAACAGCGCGATCTGGCGCTGCGGTTTGGCGACCTGCATATCCATCCGGTCTACCCTCACGCCCCAGGGGTGGAGGAGATTATCGTCCTCGATACCCACAACGATAATCCGCCGGATAATGACAACTGGCATACCGATGTCACCTTTATCGACACGCCGCCCGCCGGCGCCATTCTGGCGGCGAAAGAGCTGCCGACGACCGGCGGGGACACCCTGTGGACCAGCGGCATCGCCGCCTGGGAAGCGCTGTCAGAACCCTTCCGGCAGCTGCTGAGCGGCCTGCATGCCGAACACGATTTCCGCAAATCGTTCCAGGAGTATAAGTACAACAAGACCGAAGCCGAGCATCGGCGCTGGCAGGAAGCGGTGGCGAAGCATCCGCCGCTGCTGCATCCGGTAGTGCGTACCCACCCGGTGACCGGCAAGCAGGCGCTGTTCGTTAATGAAGGCTTTACCACGCGAATTGTCGAGGTGAGTGAGAAAGAGAGCGCAGCGCTGCTGAACTTCCTGTTTGCTCATGTCACTAAACCGGAGTTTCAGGTGCGCTGGCGCTGGCAGCCGAACGATGTCGCTATCTGGGATAACCGGGTGACGCAGCATTACGCCAACGCCGACTATCTGCCTCAGCGGCGGATCATGCACCGGGCGACGATCCTCGGCGATAAGCCGTATTACCGGGCGGGGTAA
- the tauC gene encoding taurine ABC transporter permease TauC, translated as MSVVLNDKPRQTTLKWRWPLSRQLTLSVATLAVLLAVWWAVAALQLISPLFLPPPGQVLQKLITIAGPQGFMDATLWQHLAASLTRIVIALLAAVLIGVPVGIAMGLNSTVRGILDPLIELYRPVPPLAYLPLMVIWFGIGETSKILLIYLAIFAPVAMSALAGVKSAQQVRIRAARSLGASRAQVLWLVILPGALPEILTGLRIGLGVGWSTLVAAELIAATRGLGFMVQSAGEFLATDVVLAGIAVIAIIAFLLELGLRALQRRLTPWHGEVQ; from the coding sequence ATGAGCGTGGTACTGAACGACAAACCGCGTCAGACGACGCTGAAATGGCGCTGGCCGCTCTCCCGTCAGCTTACCCTCAGCGTGGCGACCCTGGCGGTATTGCTGGCCGTCTGGTGGGCGGTCGCGGCGCTGCAGCTGATTAGTCCGCTGTTTCTGCCGCCGCCGGGCCAGGTGCTGCAAAAGCTTATCACTATCGCCGGGCCGCAGGGCTTTATGGATGCGACGCTCTGGCAGCACCTGGCGGCGAGCCTGACGCGGATCGTTATCGCCCTGCTGGCGGCAGTGCTTATCGGCGTGCCGGTGGGGATCGCCATGGGGCTCAACTCAACGGTGCGCGGGATCCTCGACCCGCTGATCGAACTCTATCGTCCGGTGCCGCCGCTGGCCTACTTACCGCTGATGGTGATCTGGTTTGGCATCGGTGAAACCTCTAAGATCCTGCTGATCTACCTGGCGATTTTCGCGCCGGTAGCCATGTCGGCGCTGGCAGGGGTAAAAAGCGCGCAGCAGGTGCGGATTCGCGCCGCCCGTTCGCTGGGCGCCAGCCGGGCGCAGGTGCTGTGGCTGGTGATCCTGCCCGGCGCGCTGCCGGAGATCCTCACCGGGCTGCGCATTGGTCTCGGGGTGGGCTGGTCAACGCTGGTGGCCGCTGAGCTGATCGCCGCCACCCGCGGATTAGGATTTATGGTGCAGTCTGCCGGCGAGTTTCTCGCCACCGATGTGGTGCTGGCGGGGATCGCGGTGATTGCCATTATCGCCTTTTTACTGGAACTGGGTCTGCGCGCGCTGCAGCGGCGCCTGACGCCCTGGCATGGAGAAGTACAATGA
- the tauB gene encoding taurine ABC transporter ATP-binding subunit has protein sequence MLQISHLSADYGGKPALADINLTLESGELLVVLGPSGCGKTTLLNLIAGFVPYQHGSITLEGQRVTGPGAERGVVFQNEGLLPWRNVQDNVALGLQLAGVDKAQRRQAAAQMLKKVGLEGAEKRFIWQLSGGQRQRVGIARALAANPQLLLLDEPFGALDAFTREQMQTLLLKLWHETGKQVLLITHDIEEAIFMATELVLLSPGPGRVVERLRLDFSRRFVAGESCRSIKSDPQFIEQREYILSRVFDQREAFS, from the coding sequence ATGCTGCAAATCTCGCATCTTTCCGCCGACTACGGCGGTAAACCGGCGCTGGCGGATATCAATCTGACGCTGGAGAGTGGGGAGCTGCTGGTGGTGCTGGGGCCTTCGGGCTGCGGTAAAACCACTCTGCTGAACCTGATTGCCGGATTCGTGCCCTATCAGCACGGCAGCATCACCCTCGAAGGTCAGCGGGTGACCGGGCCGGGCGCAGAGCGCGGGGTGGTCTTCCAGAATGAAGGTCTGCTGCCGTGGCGCAATGTGCAGGATAACGTGGCGCTGGGCCTCCAGCTGGCGGGCGTGGATAAAGCGCAGCGCCGGCAAGCGGCGGCGCAGATGCTGAAGAAGGTCGGCCTCGAAGGGGCGGAAAAGCGCTTTATCTGGCAGCTGTCCGGCGGTCAACGTCAGCGGGTGGGCATCGCCCGGGCGCTGGCGGCGAATCCGCAGCTGTTGCTGCTGGATGAACCCTTCGGCGCGCTTGACGCCTTTACCCGCGAGCAGATGCAGACATTGCTGCTGAAGCTGTGGCATGAGACCGGCAAACAGGTGCTGCTGATCACCCATGACATTGAAGAGGCTATCTTTATGGCCACCGAGCTGGTGCTGCTGTCGCCGGGGCCGGGACGGGTGGTGGAGCGACTGCGGCTTGATTTCAGCCGTCGCTTTGTCGCGGGCGAATCCTGCCGCAGCATCAAATCCGACCCGCAGTTTATTGAACAGCGGGAATACATTCTGAGCCGGGTGTTTGACCAACGGGAGGCTTTCTCATGA